Within Romboutsia sp. CE17, the genomic segment GTAATAACAACTAGAGAATTAATAAAAATATTTAGGGATTCTGGAATTGATCTAAAGGAAATAGAGCCAGAAGAAATAGATCAAATAATGGGTGAATATACAGGAGCTGGTATTATATTTGGTAGAACTGGAGGAGTTATTGAAGCAGCTCTTAGAACAGCGCTTGAAAATATGACAGGTGAAAGAATCGGAAGTGTAGAATTTCATGCTTTAAGAGGTTGGGATGGATTTAGAGCTTGTGATGTTGAAGTAGGGGATATTAAGCTTAGAATAGGGGTTGCACATGGTTTAGAAGAAGCAGGCAAAATGCTTGATAAGATAAGAGCAGGAGAAGAATTTTTCCATGCTATTGAAATAATGGCTTGTATAGGTGGATGCGTAGGTGGAGGTGGACAACCTAAGGTTAGAAAAAATAAAGAGGAAGTCTTAAGAAAAAGAGGAGATGGATTAAATGCAATAGATAGAAGTAAAGACCTTAGAGTATCAAAAGAAAATCCAGCAGTTAAAGCTATATATGATAAATATTTAGATCATCCACTAAGCCATAAAGCTCATGAGTTACTTCATACAAAATATTTTGCTAGACCTAAAAAAGGACATGACCATATAAGAAATGATGATAAATAGATTAATAAGAAATAGCGATAAAGATAAAATGAACTTTTATCTTTATCGCTATTTTTATATAATAAAACAGTCATTAATGAAATTTAATAAGAATTATTAAGTTTTAGCTGTTTACTTTTTTCTATTATATCAATTATTTCATTTGGATAATCAACTACATATTTTGGATTATAGCTTTCTAATTCTTCACGAGATCTAAATCCCCAAGTTACTCCTATTGTATTCATATTTGCACTAATACCAGTTTTCATATCAGTATTAGTATCTCCAATATATAGACAATCTTCAGGTGAGACATTTAATTCCTTTGTGATGATTATTGCGCCTTCTGGATCAGGCTTTATTTTTATATTAGGTTTCTCTCCAGAAACATAATCAAAATATTCATTTCCAAATATACCTCTTATATTATCAAGAGTTCTTTCATGAGGTTTATTAGATAATACAGCAATCTTTATATTGTTTTCTTTTAAGTAGCTTAATAAATTTTTTATACCATCATAAGGTTTTACTTCATGCATACAATGTACTTTAAAGTAATCCATATAAGTTATAATACCATCTTCATAATGAATTAATTCTTTATCTCCACAATGAATTAATGCTCTTTCTACTAATTTTTTATAACCATCTCCAACAAACACTTTACAATGTTCTTCATCTATTGGACCTAAGCTATATTTAGATAAAGTCAAATTAATAGTATGATTAATTGCTTTTATTGAATCGACTAAAGTTCCATCTAAATCAAATATACAACATTGATACATTTTATTATACCCCCATATATTTTAGTATATATTGATTATACATTTGCCAAAGGTTTAATTCAAACATATAAAGATAAAGAGAAGATAATTTACAAGAGTGAATTAAATATAGAAAAATATGATAAAAATCTGAAGGGATTT encodes:
- a CDS encoding HAD family hydrolase codes for the protein MYQCCIFDLDGTLVDSIKAINHTINLTLSKYSLGPIDEEHCKVFVGDGYKKLVERALIHCGDKELIHYEDGIITYMDYFKVHCMHEVKPYDGIKNLLSYLKENNIKIAVLSNKPHERTLDNIRGIFGNEYFDYVSGEKPNIKIKPDPEGAIIITKELNVSPEDCLYIGDTNTDMKTGISANMNTIGVTWGFRSREELESYNPKYVVDYPNEIIDIIEKSKQLKLNNSY